The nucleotide sequence caaaacaaaaaGGTCAATCAATCGATCCAGACTCCACTACCACTTGGCGTCCACCTAATGTGGGGTTTGTCATATTGACTCTTTCCATGTATTTTTGACATTGTAACATATTTTAAGTCGGTTTGAGAGAATAATATCATACTCGTATCAGTCAAAGTTGATTTGATTTTCCGGAATGTTTGGTTACTCTGCTAACGTAACCCAACCCTGGTTGAGTTCACCACCGACCCTGATTATTATAATCAAGCCTGAAATTGCTTCACCGAGCAAGCAACCACCTGTGCCCAATGCCTCAACCTCGTCTTCATCGTCTGCGGATTATCACCTTCAAATGTCGCCACAAgtaagaaagaaattaaaatgCAATCAGATTTTTATCAAATTAAGAAAACTAGGGACTGCAGAGAGAAGAAAATTAGGTGTTGTGTACCTGGACCGAAAATGGTGAGGGGGCTTCCGATGGGAGACGGAGTATCGCAGTCGGATGGATTTGAAGAAATCGGCGATTTCGAAAGAGTATCTGTGTACTGTTTGTTAACAGCGTAGAAGAGACCTAGAGCGGGTAAAGTATCGGACAATCGTTGATCTACCTCGGGCGACTCAAATCCGAAACCTAACTCGATACAAGCCTTCAGCTCATCGAGGTCCTCATCGGTGACGCTCCTGCTTCGTCGATTCTTGCTGTTTCCTTTCCGCTTGAGCCACGCCTCTTCGCGGTAAATGTCCGGAGACCAGGAGTGCTGCTTATAAAGCGACGACGCTGCCCGCATAGGCGGTGGTGACGGTTCCAactgttgtggtggtggtggtgggggcGGATCGTGGTGGCGGTGTTTGTGGGACATGGAGATTGTGAACCCGAGCACAGCCCCGAAAAATGGGTGTGCGGAGGTCGGTGGACCTCGCGCGCTGAGGCGCCGGGAAGCTTGATGGCTTTAGCTTTGTGGTTTTTTGATGGATTGGTTGTAGAGACGACGCGTTATATGGGGCTGGTGAGGTGGTGGGGCCACAGCACTCGGTTTTAGTTGGTCCGCGTCATGAATCtgtcttttcttatttttttctaaaagaaaagagtaATTTATAATTAAATCTAAAAATATACAATAAAACGGTTCAAGTCCGTGTTTTCAATACCGATACCGCAATCATACCGACCAGTTGAGCGGCACaaagataaaatatatatattgaagatgataaaaataacaaaaatcgtGTTGTTTTTCATAATCAAAGCTTAGGATTTTCTATAATCCATACAATAaacatcccacatcgaaaaattgaaaaaaaaatctacaatcaCGACTCTTAATCTCTTATAAACAAAGTTTTCGATTCTCGTCAAAggtattattaaaaaatttgcTTGATGACTCCTTTTGAAGATCCCGGATATcagttaaatatttttatttatttataaactacaaaaattaattttagtcagaaattatttttgtatgaAAATCGATATAATACTGATTCAATCGGTATTTGATTGATATGACACAATCTCGatatttatgtataattatacTGATGGATGAATCGATCGATATCTAGTTCAACCGATTGAACCAACTGATTCAATCCGATATTTAAAACACTGGTCTAAGTATTTAGTTGCCTAAAGTCCTAAACATCTAATCCATGCATTACAAATCTCGTCTTAGAAGGTCGAATATTGAGTACTTCCAACTTTTAATCTTTTGCCATTGGCCAAAATATTTGAAGAGAGGAGGGATTCAAGGTAGATCTTATGGTTTTCTCATTGTAAAAGAATTGTAATCAAGAAGGTGATTGATTAGATATCaacttaaataaattaaaagattacATTTCTTGGAAGTTATTTTATTTCCTTGATTATCGGAGAAAAGAAAGCTTAGAAGCTACTATAAATATTTCGCCATTACTTTTACCTGAACAAGTTATTCTATACATAAAATACTTTTTTAGCCaaaaatacattaaaaaaaatgtaaatatctGCTTAATTATTGATTAGCCAGAAATTGTTTAGCAAGGTTGGCCACCAAAAACATTcatcaatttatttattgatgaaaTATAGTTTTTACAAAACCTATGTGCATGCAGATACGTGGCCAAAAGAGGTGCTGATTGATTTCGATTTCAACGGGAAGCAATATCTTTGTGGTTACGAGTTagactttgacccaacttactatATTTTTGTGTGAGCATGTCTAATAGTCTGAATTTAGACCCATACTGAATAAACTTGTGTCATATGATCTGACTAAACTTGTGTTTGCCTGATTTAATGCCAAAGCTAGGCAGAGCCAAGGAGGCCAATTGAGTATGTTGGTTTGAGCTTAATTTGACTCTTCGGAgccatgtatatataaatatatgcagTACAGACTGCAGGCACAAAGGTTAATTTGCAGGTGACTGCGTTTTGTTAGTCAATATAGTAGCAATTATTGGCTCATCTAACTGACAATCATATATCATAATTGAATGGGAAAGCATGACACAACATCTTCTACACAAAGTTGACAGTTGAACTGTCTGGTTTGTCGCCATTCCTCACATGCCATGTTAGTTGTATCAGTCATCATAGCATATAGAACAGATCCTGTTCAAGTAaataaagagagttgagtagttcttGCACTACCCGTGCCATGATAAAATGCCAGCGAAATATCCTAATCCCACGTAGGAAAATTTACCCTAATCCCGAGTAGGGAAATTTCCGAGGATGTGGTGGACGGATTTGAGGGTCTACTCCATCATGTCATAGGTCACATGTAATGTGCTTTTGCTTATTAAAGTCTTTGGCAATTTCAGCAACAGTCGGCAAAACTTAATTAGTGGGGCAGCAACTTTAATTTAGCATAAGCAATCACATTCACTTCATAATTATAAATCATTAGAGACAtgcttttggattttttttttttaataaatctcTATCCGTCCACATTGTCATCAATGTTAGTACCCCACGATTGCATCATTTCTCTTCCTCGATGAAGCCTTAATTCCAACTACTAGTAATTATTCGGTGTACATATGACTTTTTATATAAGCATATATACTCAGCAACTGCATAGAGCATTTACTGTTGTAACAATATTGTAGGACTAATGAAGACTGTAGTGTCAGTGGAAGATAACCTGATTCTCCCTCAAGAGCTGAATGAGCTTGATGAACAATGCAATTGCAGAAACACTGCCTGAAATATAGAACAGACCAGCAAAGGGTTCCGGTCCTAAACTCGGGATTCCAGTGTCATCAGATGATAAACGTAAACAATCTGAAATGGAGAGCTTTTCATCTTCTAATTGTTGCATTCTCCCAGTCTCCTTTAAATATACAATTGCCCTAGAAATGTCCAAAGTCAGTGGAGACCCCTTTGGAAATACCTGGAAAATTTAGCAGTAAAAAAATATGAGAGTTGATGGAAGATGTTCTTCTAATGGCAGAAAGATTGAGAGTAAAGAGTATTACAAAACCAAAACCCGGGAGTTTATATGTTGGTCCTGTGGTGGTGAAGTCCTTGCAATATTTTGCCAAGAAAACTCTGGCATGAGGTTTCAGAAAGAATGCCACCCTGATATGTCCATTATATAAAGCTTCTGCATAGTCATCAATGGAAGCAATGGTTTTTATGTACTCTCTCTTGAGACCCAAAACATCCAACAGATACCtgatggtgaaggatttttcatcacaaccaacaattgCCTTTGTGTTCTTAAGCATACCGACATCAATTACAGATGGTTTGGGTTGTGAATTCGTTAACATTGATGATAGGTTGGCTGTCAAAGCTGAAGTAACAATTAGGAGCAGGAGTAGCCACGGTATCAGCACAATACGAGCCAAGTTGCTACTAAGTGGTTCCCCTGCAAATCAAAGGAGATggagtaacaaaaaaaaaaattgtagacaATAGTTGTGTGTATATAGTTATATAGATGTCTTACTATGTGCGAAGACAACCATTAAGAAAGAGAACCATAAAGTTGTTACCAACTGCCTTAAGGAAGAGCCACCAAACTCATAGTTCTTGCGGTGTTCAATAACCCAAACAATGAATCCAGTGAACAAAGTCATAGCTGCCATAAGGAGCCACATCCCATTGGTGAATGGCTTCACGAACATGAAAGGGTCATGTGGTTTCTCTGATTCCTTCAACACAACCATCACAAGTTTTGATTCAATATATGGCTGAGAAAATTCTATAAGCTGGAATTTATCCGCTGTTATCATGACATCTCCGATTACTGCATCAAAAGTCTGCCACATAAGGATAAGTCCTTGTCAGTACTCAATTATTGACAATTTGTAAAAAAGTTGTGCATGTAAGAGAAATATGTAGCCTGCTACCCTGAATTTCATTCCTTAAATTCAAGCAAAAGCATAGAGCAAATTATGAGGTAAGGTTACTATATTGATAACGAGAAATGGCTAAGACAAACTATTGTGAAATAAGTTTTCTGAGTAACAGATGCAGAGAAATAGATAACAACTAACCTGAAGAGTGACCTCATTCACCAACTCATCCCATGTACCATAAAAGGGAATCAGTTTGTAAATAAATGGGTTGCCCAGATACCTTACAGCTGCCTCGAAGACCTCAATCGATATTCCGGTTATGTATTTCGTGTTTTGATTATGATCTTGACTTACTTCCACGAACTGTGTGAACGTGGATGTTGCCATCACCCCAACTTTCAATGGTCTAGCTATAACCTCTGGAAGAGAGCTTTCCATCAATCCACTTGGAACAGAAGTTCTACGATGTGCCCAGAGTCTGTACCTATGTGCCCGGAACACAGGGCCAAGCACTGCCTCATTAGACGTATTGTCATGTTTCTCAAGGTTCTTTGAGAAGCCAAATCCTGGTGACCAAATTCCAAGCTCCCTATAGCTCTTTCCGGATACATTAACTATCTGAAATGGAGTTAAATGAGACAACTCAAAAGTACTAGATAGTATTTTCTGGAAGAGGGTTTGCGTATCACTTTTTGACTTCTCCACAGCCATAGCAGTCGCCCAAATTGCATCATATGCACGACGTGCAAAAACACTGGGATGATGGTTCTTTTCTTCTGTAGGATACTCAGCTTGGAATCTTCTTCGGAACTTGAATTCAAATTCTCTGAAAGATGCAGTAGTATCTTGGAAGTAGGTCTTAAAACCAAGTACACCTTGCATATGCACAATCACAGATGAGCTAACAGAATCAAATTAAAGGTAAAGAAGATTGAAGAACTATAAAAACCCTGCTCTGTTTACCCCTAAGTAACTTTAACTCTTCTTGCACAATGACCTTCGGATCAAGCAAAGTTGACATTGTGGGGAAGGCTGAGTAGTGTTCTAGGTCTACGTCCATATTTTCGAGTGAAGTAGAGAGGAGAGTGATGATGCCTAAATCGCTCGTGTAGGAGTTTCTATCCTCATAAATAGCGATCACCTTTTGCCACTTGAAGGTGCCAATTATAGCAGCAATGCAGCTAATCTCCACAGAGAGATCATGAACCATACTGATCACATTCGATGCTTTTCTGAAATCATTGGCATTGTTGGTGCAGATAAGGCAAAGATGGGAACTTCCTTAGCAACATCATCCATTTCAGCAACCAATACTGAGTCCTGCCATGTCAGGGTGCCAACAATTGCTTGCACTTGTTGGGTTTTAATGAGATTGATTGCTGCACCCAATATCAAACCTCCATTAAATTAACTTCTACCATATTAGCATATAcagttaaaaatattttgacatcTAAGACTCGCATCATTTTGAAGGATCTTTTTGTCATCTTCATAATAACAGACTATGTAGGCTATTAGcctcaccccccccccctcccctcACTATTTACAAGCTGGGATTGAGCATGTATATATACCTGCCAAAGCAGCGTTGCCAGAGAAGTCTTGAATGTGCAAATCCAGCTTATGACCAGTTACGTGTTGAAAATCTTGCACGGCAATCTCCATGGCGATCTTTTGTTCTCTACCCACGCGGGTACTGCAATCCACGACGCCACCGACGGAGCAAATAAAGTCGTCGTCTTCACCATCCTTTATCTTATGAGCATACGCTGCTAATATGACTGCCAATACAAGTACCCAATAACGCAATAAACCTCCAACGGAAGCAACAGCCATTGCTCTGCTCCTCCATTATCAACTCAATCTCCGTAAATAGCCAAGCAAGCTGGCcatcttctttgttttcaaCGATCGAGTGTTCCAAAGTcggcatcattttttttttccctttcctaGCAAGTTCCTTTACAGTTCTTTTACACATCCTCCCACGTCATCTAAACGACGACTTCTATACTTTTCACAGGAAATCGCCAGATGGATTAAATGCTGACGTGTACGGCCCAGATTGTGGAGGCTTCCAATAGACCGCTGAGCATTTTTGCAATAATTAATTAGACGCAGCATAATAGTATTAGGAATCGCACAGAGATTTCCCTGCAGTCTCCACACACTCTCTAGGGTTTGGGTTTCGAATTTCGCAGTTGGGATATCCGAAGATGTGGCACGAGGCGAGGAGATCGGAGAGGAAGGTCCACGATATGATGGACGCGGCTCGGAAGAGAGCCCAGAGACGAGCTGTGTTCTTGGCCAAGAGGCGCGGCGATCCTCAGCAATCGATCCAGGTTATGGGCTCACGATGCCGTACGTATCGCGACGATGCTTTATACCAGGCTACCCAGGATCAGCAAGGCCTGTATGTCCACTCCAATTTCCCCCTCATTACCGGTCTTTACTTTGTCGTgcttttgatttgattgtttAAGCTGCAAATTTCATCTCTAGTTTCTTGCTAATCAGAGATTACTGCTATAGCGAACTAATTTTATGATTGAGAATACAAATTTTTGTGAGTAGAAGTAGCTTGTGAGATGGTAGAATAGGAGGCAAAAGGGCAAATCAATTCAGTTCATCTGTGACCTGCAGGAGTTGGTGGCTAACCCGCGAAAGATTCGGGCCATGTTTATTATGCTTATTTTGCAGTTTAGAATCATTTTAGGTTGAACCAAGTTACTCTTAATTCAAACGGAAAAGGTTTTCACGATGGTAGCAGTATTTATTGACCAGAATATACCTTTGATTTTGAGTATTAGAGAGGGTCAGTGTTGGCAGTTCTCCAAAATCTGAAGCTGAAGAATTTAGTTTGATGTGTGTTCTGCTCTATTCATTCGAGAATCTGCTATCATCAACATTGTAGTTGATACTACTCTTTTCACCAACTTGGTGTAttttactaataaaactatttttttttcaagtaaaatatatattttcatatGCACTTCTATCAAGATGAGGATTGTATTGAGGTAGTGCCCATCCTTTTTTGGGAAAAATTCTGCCAGCACTACGTTGAACACATCCTTGTTACTGAATATCTGTCTTGCCTCAGACCGCAAGCTAACCCTCAAGTTCTATGTCAGGATACCTTGGAATGGAAAGCAAGATATTTTGATTGACAggtgatctctctctctctctctctctctctctgctttgAGAATTTTGTTCTTATGTGAGCCACCACTTAAGACTGGTGGAATCCCTTCTTGTtacctttttatttatttcaatataaGCAGGTTTGACGGCCGTGCACTACTTGATTTTATCCGAGAATCTGGGTCCCGGCACTTTCGACCCCAAGAAAagtcagaagaagaagaagaactagAAGAGTTTGTTAACTTTGAGCGTTACCGGGATTTAATTAAGCATCGACGCAGAGGATGTCggtacttttttattttttggttataaACTATTATACAAttgtatattttattgtttattcttCATGACCTTTGATTTATAACATTTCAATGCGAGACTGGGGTTATCCTCCTTTTGTCGTCTATATGGTGATTGGTGAGGTAGCTTTGAGACCAGCTAATGAGCTTACCTTGCATATTAACAGTTACTGATGAGGAGGGTTTGCATCATGTAAATCAAGAGATGGAGGCAAAGGTGGTTGCTCCATTTACATCAGACAGGTTATCTCTCTTTTTCCTGGGCTGATCAATTTGTTTGTGCTTTTTACAATTTGTACTCTAAGTCTATGGAGTTATCTAATACCAACATACTTTAGCTCTCTgacaatttattttctttgttcattACACATATTTGATAGACCTCAGTTGCCACAACCTTCTGCAAGCAAGGTTTCATATTCACAGGTGGGTTTCTCCTACGATGGAGAGGTGAAAGATGAAGACCGTATATCTgaagctgatgatgatgatgaagaagacgatgaggatgatgaggatgatgaattTAACAGTGATAACAGTAGTGATGAAGAAATGGAAAAAATTGCCAAAGAATTTGGAGTGAACCGATATGGCTATCTCATTTATATGGATAAAAAGGccaaagaggaagagaaaaggCAGAAA is from Tripterygium wilfordii isolate XIE 37 chromosome 14, ASM1340144v1, whole genome shotgun sequence and encodes:
- the LOC120014955 gene encoding uncharacterized protein LOC120014955; this translates as MSHKHRHHDPPPPPPPQQLEPSPPPMRAASSLYKQHSWSPDIYREEAWLKRKGNSKNRRSRSVTDEDLDELKACIELGFGFESPEVDQRLSDTLPALGLFYAVNKQYTDTLSKSPISSNPSDCDTPSPIGSPLTIFGPGDNPQTMKTRLRHWAQVVACSVKQFQA
- the LOC120014893 gene encoding glutamate receptor 3.2-like isoform X1 yields the protein MVHDLSVEISCIAAIIGTFKWQKVIAIYEDRNSYTSDLGIITLLSTSLENMDVDLEHYSAFPTMSTLLDPKVIVQEELKLLRGVLGFKTYFQDTTASFREFEFKFRRRFQAEYPTEEKNHHPSVFARRAYDAIWATAMAVEKSKSDTQTLFQKILSSTFELSHLTPFQIVNVSGKSYRELGIWSPGFGFSKNLEKHDNTSNEAVLGPVFRAHRYRLWAHRRTSVPSGLMESSLPEVIARPLKVGVMATSTFTQFVEVSQDHNQNTKYITGISIEVFEAAVRYLGNPFIYKLIPFYGTWDELVNEVTLQTFDAVIGDVMITADKFQLIEFSQPYIESKLVMVVLKESEKPHDPFMFVKPFTNGMWLLMAAMTLFTGFIVWVIEHRKNYEFGGSSLRQLVTTLWFSFLMVVFAHREPLSSNLARIVLIPWLLLLLIVTSALTANLSSMLTNSQPKPSVIDVGMLKNTKAIVGCDEKSFTIRYLLDVLGLKREYIKTIASIDDYAEALYNGHIRVAFFLKPHARVFLAKYCKDFTTTGPTYKLPGFGFVFPKGSPLTLDISRAIVYLKETGRMQQLEDEKLSISDCLRLSSDDTGIPSLGPEPFAGLFYISGSVSAIALFIKLIQLLRENQVIFH
- the LOC120014893 gene encoding glutamate receptor 2.9-like isoform X2, with the translated sequence MVHDLSVEISCIAAIIGTFKWQKVIAIYEDRNSYTSDLGIITLLSTSLENMDVDLEHYSAFPTMSTLLDPKVIVQEELKLLRGVLGFKTYFQDTTASFREFEFKFRRRFQAEYPTEEKNHHPSVFARRAYDAIWATAMAVEKSKSDTQTLFQKILSSTFELSHLTPFQIVNVSGKSYRELGIWSPGFGFSKNLEKHDNTSNEAVLGPVFRAHRYRLWAHRRTSVPSGLMESSLPEVIARPLKVGVMATSTFTQFVEVSQDHNQNTKYITGISIEVFEAAVRYLGNPFIYKLIPFYGTWDELVNEVTLQTFDAVIGDVMITADKFQLIEFSQPYIESKLVMVVLKESEKPHDPFMFVKPFTNGMWLLMAAMTLFTGFIVWVIEHRKNYEFGGSSLRQLVTTLWFSFLMVVFAHREPLSSNLARIVLIPWLLLLLIVTSALTANLSSMLTNSQPKPSVIDVGMLKNTKAIVGCDEKSFTIRSFI